One window of the Leptospira ryugenii genome contains the following:
- the aspS gene encoding aspartate--tRNA ligase yields MKINEFKSRIQAESVTDKLLGQTLLFAGWAFRYRDQGGVIFIDLRDRSGVIQVVCRKELLGEQFSKAEKVRAEYVIAVQGKLALRDENSVNPKMKTGKFEVIVETIELLNPSKTPPFALDEFDPTGEEVRLKYRYLDMRREELKDRLILRHKLVFAIREYLNEKGFLEIETPILNKSTPEGARDFLVPSRLNQGQFYALPQSPQLFKQILMIGGMERYFQIVKCFRDEDLRADRQPEFTQLDMEFAFVTEEELQTEIELMWAFALDKVFGVKIQTPFQRMPYSVAMEEYGSDKPDIRFGMKLVNVSDLVKDCDFQVFTGALQSGGVVKAICVPGGSNISRKEIEDLTAWLNRDYRAKGLAYMKHGAQGLESTITKRFSPEALTEIAKRVGSKEGDMLFFGADASKIVNASLGALRLKLSEKYDPPKSKFNFHWVVDFPMFEQDEATKSWTFLHHPFTSPKEGDWQKLSDWKEGKDVNLSEINAKAYDLVLNGTEIGGGSIRIHNADIQSLVFSAIGIQEDAAKDKFGFLLEALSFGAPPHGGIAFGIDRIMMILTGGTSIRDVIAFPKTQKGQCLMSEAPGIVENKQLEELKLRIIPI; encoded by the coding sequence GTGAAAATTAATGAATTTAAAAGTAGAATCCAGGCCGAGTCAGTAACTGACAAGCTTTTGGGACAGACATTGCTTTTTGCAGGTTGGGCGTTTCGTTACCGCGACCAAGGTGGAGTGATCTTCATTGATTTAAGAGATCGTTCTGGAGTCATACAAGTTGTTTGTAGAAAGGAACTTCTGGGAGAACAATTCTCAAAAGCTGAGAAAGTAAGAGCTGAGTATGTGATAGCTGTCCAAGGCAAGTTAGCTTTGCGAGATGAAAATTCCGTGAATCCAAAAATGAAGACGGGAAAATTTGAAGTAATCGTTGAGACAATAGAACTTTTGAACCCATCAAAAACACCACCTTTCGCTTTGGATGAATTTGATCCCACAGGAGAAGAGGTTAGATTGAAGTATCGTTACCTTGATATGAGACGGGAAGAACTAAAAGACAGATTGATCTTACGTCACAAACTTGTATTTGCGATCCGAGAGTATTTAAATGAAAAAGGATTTTTGGAAATTGAAACTCCTATTTTAAACAAATCTACTCCTGAAGGAGCACGAGACTTTCTTGTTCCCTCTCGCTTGAACCAGGGTCAATTTTATGCCCTCCCGCAGTCACCACAATTATTCAAACAAATCTTGATGATTGGTGGAATGGAACGTTACTTCCAAATCGTTAAATGTTTTCGAGACGAAGACTTAAGAGCTGATAGGCAACCAGAATTTACTCAGTTGGATATGGAATTTGCTTTTGTAACTGAAGAAGAACTGCAAACCGAAATTGAGTTGATGTGGGCTTTTGCTTTGGACAAAGTGTTCGGAGTAAAAATCCAAACTCCATTCCAGCGGATGCCGTATTCGGTAGCTATGGAAGAATACGGAAGCGATAAGCCTGATATTCGTTTTGGGATGAAATTGGTAAATGTATCCGATCTAGTAAAAGACTGTGACTTCCAAGTATTTACGGGCGCCCTACAGTCTGGTGGGGTAGTGAAGGCCATCTGTGTTCCTGGAGGATCCAATATTTCTAGAAAAGAAATAGAAGATTTAACTGCCTGGTTGAACCGAGACTACAGAGCCAAGGGCCTTGCCTACATGAAACACGGTGCACAAGGATTGGAATCAACCATCACCAAACGATTCTCCCCCGAAGCATTGACTGAGATTGCGAAGCGTGTGGGTTCCAAAGAAGGGGATATGTTATTTTTTGGAGCAGATGCAAGCAAAATCGTCAACGCTTCATTAGGTGCACTCCGGTTAAAGCTCTCTGAAAAATACGACCCACCCAAATCAAAGTTTAATTTTCATTGGGTTGTTGACTTTCCTATGTTTGAACAAGACGAAGCTACAAAATCGTGGACCTTTTTACACCACCCTTTCACCTCTCCTAAGGAAGGAGATTGGCAGAAGCTATCGGATTGGAAAGAAGGAAAAGATGTCAATCTCTCTGAAATCAATGCAAAGGCGTATGATTTAGTTTTAAATGGGACAGAGATTGGTGGGGGAAGCATCCGTATTCACAACGCAGACATCCAATCCCTCGTATTTTCTGCCATTGGAATTCAGGAAGATGCCGCAAAAGACAAGTTTGGTTTTCTTCTGGAGGCACTTTCCTTTGGCGCTCCCCCTCATGGTGGGATTGCTTTTGGGATTGATCGAATCATGATGATCTTAACGGGTGGCACTTCCATTCGGGATGTGATTGCATTTCCAAAGACCCAGAAAGGCCAGTGTTTGATGAGCGAGGCCCCAGGAATTGTGGAAAACAAACAATTAGAAGAGTTGAAATTAAGGATCATTCCTATCTAA
- the rpsR gene encoding 30S ribosomal protein S18 translates to MDDDEKGGFRGKDGDGKFGRKNAKYKKKVCKFCADKTLLAGLDYKRIDILERFVTNRGKIIPRRITGTCAKHQRVLAREIRKARAVLLLPHKVL, encoded by the coding sequence ATGGATGATGATGAGAAAGGTGGTTTCCGTGGAAAGGACGGAGATGGTAAGTTCGGTAGAAAGAATGCAAAGTATAAAAAGAAAGTTTGTAAATTTTGTGCTGATAAAACGCTCCTTGCAGGTTTAGATTATAAACGTATCGATATTTTGGAACGTTTTGTAACAAACCGTGGAAAGATCATCCCAAGAAGAATCACTGGAACATGCGCGAAGCACCAACGAGTGCTTGCCAGAGAAATCCGTAAAGCAAGAGCAGTATTGTTGCTCCCACATAAAGTTCTCTAG
- a CDS encoding PhoH family protein produces the protein MDKSFTFSLEPLYGVICGIGDSQIPLWESRLKVKLIPRGKSLIIQGEDDYVNVAIETFTRIEENFKKRPDKTDFSVFDIDYMMNQAKEANKGWPTPGTQDFPQSDSETDWSPKDKVFVTFKGKPIFPRTKNQESFVDSLRKNFITIAMGPAGTGKTFLSIATACRMMQTGEVDRLVLTRPAVEAGENLGFLPGDLTQKVNPYLRPIYDALHECIGFEKTTEYISVNKIEIAPIAFMRGRTLSNSFIILDEAQNCTLPQLKMFLTRFGKNSKMAISGDATQIDLAHGRSGLEKTVHTLRGINGIQTIFFGREDITRHHIVEAIVRRFEENEGLFEKR, from the coding sequence ATGGATAAAAGTTTTACCTTTTCTTTGGAGCCACTCTATGGTGTCATTTGTGGGATCGGGGATTCTCAAATTCCGCTCTGGGAAAGCCGTTTGAAGGTAAAACTCATACCTCGTGGAAAGTCGCTCATCATACAAGGTGAGGACGATTACGTGAATGTGGCAATTGAGACATTCACAAGAATTGAAGAAAATTTCAAAAAACGACCTGACAAAACTGATTTTTCAGTCTTTGATATAGACTACATGATGAATCAGGCTAAAGAAGCTAACAAAGGTTGGCCGACTCCAGGGACACAGGATTTCCCTCAGTCTGATTCCGAGACTGATTGGAGTCCAAAAGACAAAGTATTTGTTACATTTAAGGGAAAGCCAATTTTTCCCCGAACCAAAAACCAAGAGAGTTTTGTAGATAGCCTTAGGAAAAATTTTATTACCATAGCAATGGGACCTGCTGGGACAGGAAAGACTTTCTTATCCATTGCAACGGCTTGCCGTATGATGCAAACAGGTGAAGTAGATAGATTGGTTTTAACGAGGCCAGCCGTGGAAGCCGGAGAGAATCTTGGATTTTTGCCTGGAGATTTGACCCAGAAAGTAAATCCTTATTTGCGTCCGATCTATGATGCGCTACATGAATGCATAGGCTTTGAAAAAACAACTGAGTACATCTCTGTCAATAAAATTGAAATCGCACCTATCGCTTTTATGAGAGGTCGCACGCTTTCTAATTCTTTTATCATATTGGATGAAGCACAGAATTGCACTCTTCCCCAATTAAAAATGTTTTTAACACGATTTGGAAAAAATTCTAAGATGGCAATTTCTGGTGATGCCACACAGATTGACCTTGCACATGGTAGATCCGGATTAGAAAAAACAGTTCACACTCTTCGAGGGATCAATGGGATACAGACGATTTTTTTTGGAAGAGAAGATATCACGCGCCACCATATAGTAGAGGCGATTGTTAGACGATTTGAAGAGAATGAAGGATTGTTTGAAAAAAGATGA
- a CDS encoding tetratricopeptide repeat protein, whose translation MFQAIKHSTILIPFIFFLSAATVFSAPLTEEEKPCSKGERGIPLSYYLSRAYQAQRSGFHKTEERKTEEAKKQHRQAIEYFNLYHSCLEERGQGPSHLSARSLASSHLELDNFAEAESWADKAITIQKAKEIPSRELLLLKSRILLKQGKLEPAGLLLRTYLAEYPNDPDFLYYLGNIYFDLKSWNRSYLYFLSLRNVLLDRDRGSRILPIVAKYLGELNYKLDHSEKSTQYYEEYLESSPNDTEIRYKLAQIYFTLEDFFKAKKHLAYIRQINPREIDASHMLGEMYFLYSRVFAPNFFAVLEAEKKIPRDGVVLFLHRYLRGDTEGLLPLVAKYVEKNPNRLSTQILFADLIPTSYAEERYKAYVNVASMSYQYRQYELAKKYFAKALSLSGEVDSLKKESGNLWERISQCEEMQKNYYSALLDLREALRFIQDPTMEDLMNHKLVYLLLNPKINRIEDAEVVINKLIQKDANKAEYFYTRAAIESQKELHANALKSFTKANELKKNDPNFIFFLAVAHDRVKDQKKSDAILEQLIQSHPEYPNSYNYLGYSYAEREIEKEKAEKYLVKANDLEPDNAAFLDSLGWIYFKQNRRKEAMLYLHFAELVSEEKKQEDFVIFDHLGDVYRSDKDLVKAQYYYKKAEENAKTDSLQKKIQTKWKQVSKELSK comes from the coding sequence CTTATCGGCAGCCACGGTCTTTTCTGCCCCGCTCACAGAGGAAGAAAAACCCTGTTCGAAAGGCGAGAGAGGAATTCCCCTCTCTTACTACCTTTCCAGAGCCTACCAAGCACAAAGATCTGGTTTTCACAAAACTGAAGAGAGAAAAACAGAGGAAGCAAAAAAGCAACATAGGCAAGCCATTGAATACTTCAATCTGTACCACTCGTGTTTGGAGGAAAGAGGGCAAGGGCCAAGTCATCTTTCGGCAAGGTCTTTGGCGTCTAGCCATTTGGAGTTGGACAATTTTGCAGAAGCAGAGTCCTGGGCTGATAAAGCGATCACCATCCAAAAAGCAAAGGAAATACCTTCCCGAGAATTGTTGCTACTAAAGAGTCGAATTCTGTTGAAACAAGGTAAGTTGGAACCGGCAGGCCTTTTGTTGAGAACATACTTAGCCGAGTATCCCAATGACCCGGATTTTCTCTACTATCTCGGCAATATCTATTTTGATTTAAAATCTTGGAATCGGTCGTATTTGTATTTTCTCTCCTTACGAAATGTACTCCTAGATCGAGATCGAGGCTCTCGCATTTTGCCTATCGTGGCAAAGTATTTAGGAGAATTAAATTACAAACTCGACCATTCTGAAAAATCTACACAATACTATGAAGAGTATTTGGAATCATCGCCGAATGATACTGAAATCCGATATAAACTCGCCCAGATTTATTTTACTTTGGAAGATTTTTTTAAAGCAAAAAAACATCTAGCCTACATCCGCCAGATCAACCCACGTGAAATTGATGCTTCACACATGTTAGGTGAGATGTACTTCTTGTATAGCCGAGTGTTTGCACCCAATTTTTTTGCAGTCTTAGAAGCAGAGAAAAAAATCCCAAGAGATGGTGTAGTTCTCTTTCTCCATAGATACCTAAGAGGGGATACAGAGGGCCTCTTGCCCCTTGTCGCAAAGTACGTAGAAAAAAATCCCAATCGACTGAGTACACAAATTCTTTTTGCCGATTTGATTCCAACATCTTACGCAGAAGAAAGGTATAAGGCTTACGTCAATGTAGCATCTATGTCCTACCAATACAGACAGTATGAATTAGCAAAGAAGTACTTTGCAAAAGCACTTAGTTTGAGTGGCGAAGTTGATTCCTTAAAAAAGGAATCAGGAAATTTATGGGAAAGGATATCCCAATGTGAAGAGATGCAAAAAAATTACTACTCAGCTCTTTTAGACTTGAGGGAGGCATTGAGATTCATTCAGGACCCAACAATGGAAGATCTCATGAACCATAAACTCGTGTATTTACTTCTAAATCCAAAAATCAATCGTATTGAGGACGCCGAAGTCGTGATCAACAAATTGATCCAAAAAGATGCAAACAAGGCCGAGTATTTTTACACAAGAGCGGCGATTGAATCGCAAAAGGAGTTACATGCAAATGCACTTAAGTCTTTCACAAAAGCAAATGAACTCAAAAAAAACGATCCTAACTTTATTTTCTTTTTGGCAGTTGCACATGACCGCGTTAAAGACCAAAAAAAGTCGGATGCAATTCTCGAACAATTGATCCAAAGCCATCCAGAATACCCTAATTCCTACAACTATTTAGGATATTCATACGCAGAACGAGAGATCGAGAAAGAAAAGGCTGAGAAATATTTGGTAAAGGCAAATGATCTAGAACCTGACAATGCGGCCTTTTTAGATAGCCTCGGTTGGATCTATTTCAAACAAAACCGTAGAAAAGAGGCGATGTTGTATTTACATTTTGCTGAACTTGTTTCAGAGGAAAAGAAACAAGAAGACTTTGTGATATTTGATCACCTAGGAGATGTATATCGTTCAGATAAGGACTTAGTGAAAGCACAATACTACTATAAAAAAGCGGAAGAAAATGCGAAGACTGATTCTCTGCAAAAGAAAATTCAAACAAAATGGAAACAAGTCAGCAAGGAACTTTCTAAATGA
- the rplI gene encoding 50S ribosomal protein L9, with protein sequence MKVVLQKDVLNLGDAGDVKEVADGYARNFLIPRRLAVRANDGNTKMALHQKKLAGLKREKRVKVMKDLAAQIDGKTYEVTVKVGENQKLFGSVTGNDVVNAIRKTGVEIDKRKLEIADTIKNLGEYKVKVRLAEGVVPQILVKVVAEA encoded by the coding sequence ATGAAAGTTGTATTACAAAAAGATGTATTAAATCTAGGTGATGCTGGTGACGTAAAAGAAGTCGCTGATGGTTACGCTCGTAATTTTTTGATTCCACGAAGACTTGCGGTAAGAGCAAATGATGGTAATACCAAAATGGCTCTTCACCAAAAGAAACTTGCTGGTTTAAAGAGAGAAAAGCGCGTAAAAGTCATGAAAGACTTAGCTGCTCAAATTGATGGTAAAACATATGAAGTAACGGTAAAAGTTGGAGAAAATCAAAAGCTTTTTGGATCTGTTACTGGCAATGATGTTGTGAACGCTATCAGAAAGACTGGCGTTGAAATCGACAAACGTAAGTTAGAGATTGCAGATACAATTAAAAACCTAGGCGAGTATAAAGTTAAAGTTAGGCTCGCTGAAGGTGTTGTACCACAAATCCTAGTAAAAGTAGTCGCAGAGGCTTAA
- the rpsF gene encoding 30S ribosomal protein S6: protein MRNYEITNILREGAVDEGKSAVKDILSKHAVTIQNEEDWGSKRLWHPIGQEEQGHFTFTKCQGSPAEIAKIEHEFKLNPNILKSLVIRANG, encoded by the coding sequence ATGAGAAACTACGAAATCACGAATATCCTTCGTGAAGGCGCAGTGGACGAGGGTAAGTCTGCCGTTAAAGACATTCTCTCTAAACACGCCGTTACCATTCAAAACGAAGAGGATTGGGGCAGTAAACGCCTTTGGCACCCAATTGGACAAGAGGAACAAGGCCATTTCACCTTCACGAAATGCCAAGGTTCTCCGGCAGAAATCGCAAAGATCGAGCATGAGTTTAAATTAAATCCAAACATACTCAAATCACTCGTAATACGCGCAAATGGCTAA
- a CDS encoding CapA family protein produces MRSNFCILAVICVSFSFLGADDPDPIEPPEPNIQAPYEDYYRFQTSSGTGYRIEGTTKIWVGGDVMFNWAVRDSMKGEDPLLPFRSFTSLLSNMHFRMLNLETPILEKKPNPDKLKSYVFYGVKSDLQILKTMGIDSVFLGNNHTMDLGEEGLRETIRILSDSNLKWAGAGLTEEESYRPIVYQREGIEYRVFSFSDVGETRLFANHKSPGAAYFRVGVAERLVQKTRSNQTNILSLHWGVEYSPEPTEVQRRTAKYLVNEGYQVIVGHHPHVPQGIEVFPKGVAIYSLGNFLFGSKNSYLKHNISLVLHYQGAKLVCLEIIPIFGKHQLVPGEAYFSPLFGKEADDFLKEYAVQCKNLGTELIVSGGRAYVFLDKELKAKVKPY; encoded by the coding sequence ATGCGATCTAACTTTTGCATACTGGCTGTCATTTGTGTTTCATTTTCTTTTTTAGGTGCAGATGACCCAGATCCTATAGAACCTCCTGAGCCGAACATTCAGGCTCCCTACGAAGATTACTATCGTTTCCAAACTAGTTCTGGAACGGGGTATCGTATCGAGGGTACAACCAAAATTTGGGTGGGGGGGGATGTGATGTTCAATTGGGCAGTGAGAGACTCGATGAAAGGTGAGGACCCTTTACTTCCTTTTCGTTCATTCACATCCTTGCTTTCGAATATGCACTTTCGAATGTTGAATCTAGAAACACCTATCTTGGAAAAAAAACCAAACCCTGATAAGTTGAAGTCCTATGTTTTTTATGGAGTAAAGTCCGATCTCCAGATCCTAAAAACTATGGGCATTGATTCTGTTTTTTTGGGGAATAACCACACCATGGATTTAGGTGAAGAAGGCCTAAGAGAAACCATCCGGATTCTATCTGATTCAAATTTAAAATGGGCAGGTGCAGGCCTTACAGAAGAAGAATCCTACCGTCCCATCGTATACCAAAGAGAAGGCATTGAATACAGAGTGTTCTCTTTTTCTGATGTCGGTGAGACAAGGCTCTTTGCCAATCATAAATCACCAGGTGCAGCCTATTTCAGAGTCGGAGTGGCCGAGAGATTGGTTCAAAAAACAAGGAGCAACCAAACAAATATTCTATCCCTTCATTGGGGAGTAGAGTATAGCCCTGAGCCAACAGAGGTACAGAGGCGGACCGCTAAATATTTAGTAAACGAAGGGTATCAAGTTATAGTTGGTCACCACCCTCATGTCCCGCAAGGCATCGAAGTCTTTCCTAAAGGTGTTGCAATTTATTCTTTGGGTAATTTTTTATTCGGTTCAAAAAACTCATATCTAAAACACAATATTTCCTTGGTACTCCATTACCAAGGTGCGAAACTTGTTTGTTTAGAAATCATTCCTATTTTCGGAAAACACCAGTTAGTCCCAGGAGAGGCTTACTTTAGTCCCCTCTTTGGGAAGGAAGCAGATGATTTTTTGAAGGAGTATGCAGTGCAATGTAAGAATTTAGGAACTGAACTTATCGTCTCGGGTGGAAGGGCTTATGTTTTTTTGGATAAAGAACTGAAGGCTAAAGTAAAGCCATATTGA
- the dnaB gene encoding replicative DNA helicase — MSSNPLHEIESEKNLIGFLLTRGVVGQEDIGLEPNDFYLEIHRRIFQAIDELISEGIALDAVSVTSHMREKGLFKDESKDLVYLTSVFRDTVPTQSLDYYIRRIKRSSDRRKYLEKLSVSIEKVKSEPGDNDTVFSEIEQSLMDISRQERSKGLRLVKDDKLSLIEYIQNVVKNNVDGGGITGLRTHFSGLDNATTGLKPHELLILAARPGNGKTTFALNVASNVCFKEGKTVAIFSLEMSRLELLLKILSAEARIDSYALKSGSLTPTQQIQIKDAILTVTNASLFIDDSGYLTIQEFSARMRQLKSTENIGLVIVDYLQLMSDPKSAMGGRQQEVASISRGLKQMAREIGCPIIALSQMNRSIESRTKDQRPQLSDLRESGAIEQDADIVCFIYREEMVKPPEEVLPEKRGMAEIIIAKNRSGATDSFELMFNPKISRFDNKL, encoded by the coding sequence ATGAGTTCCAACCCGCTTCATGAGATAGAATCGGAGAAGAATCTCATTGGCTTTCTGCTCACACGCGGCGTCGTTGGGCAGGAAGACATTGGTCTTGAACCAAATGATTTTTATTTAGAAATCCACCGCCGTATCTTCCAAGCCATAGACGAATTGATCAGCGAAGGCATCGCCTTAGATGCTGTATCCGTCACAAGCCACATGCGTGAAAAAGGACTCTTCAAAGATGAGTCCAAAGATTTAGTATATCTAACATCTGTTTTTCGGGATACAGTTCCGACCCAAAGTTTAGATTATTATATTCGTAGGATCAAACGGAGCTCGGACAGGCGTAAATACTTAGAAAAACTATCTGTATCCATCGAGAAAGTAAAGTCTGAACCTGGGGACAATGATACTGTCTTTAGTGAGATTGAACAATCGCTTATGGACATCTCAAGGCAAGAGAGATCCAAAGGTCTTCGATTGGTCAAAGATGATAAACTGAGTCTCATAGAATATATCCAAAATGTTGTTAAAAACAATGTGGACGGAGGGGGTATCACTGGCCTGCGTACTCATTTCTCAGGTTTGGACAATGCCACAACAGGCTTAAAACCTCATGAGCTTCTAATCCTTGCCGCAAGACCTGGTAATGGTAAAACTACGTTTGCTCTAAATGTCGCCTCTAACGTTTGCTTCAAAGAAGGAAAAACAGTAGCCATTTTTTCTTTGGAAATGAGTCGTTTGGAACTTCTTCTAAAGATTTTAAGTGCGGAAGCTCGTATCGATTCCTATGCTTTAAAATCGGGTTCACTCACACCTACTCAGCAAATCCAAATTAAAGATGCAATCCTTACGGTAACAAATGCTAGTTTATTTATTGATGATTCTGGATACTTAACTATACAAGAGTTTTCAGCAAGGATGCGCCAGTTAAAATCCACTGAGAACATTGGTCTTGTGATTGTTGATTATTTACAGTTGATGAGTGATCCAAAATCGGCAATGGGTGGAAGGCAACAAGAGGTTGCAAGTATCTCGCGTGGTCTCAAACAAATGGCGCGAGAGATCGGCTGTCCCATCATTGCGCTCTCCCAGATGAATCGATCCATCGAATCTCGGACCAAAGACCAGAGACCTCAATTATCTGATTTGAGGGAATCTGGTGCCATTGAGCAGGATGCTGACATCGTTTGTTTTATCTACAGGGAAGAAATGGTTAAACCTCCCGAAGAAGTTTTGCCTGAAAAACGTGGAATGGCAGAGATCATCATTGCTAAGAATAGATCTGGAGCAACAGATAGTTTTGAACTAATGTTTAATCCCAAAATATCTCGATTTGATAATAAACTCTAA
- a CDS encoding single-stranded DNA-binding protein has product MANDLNKVLLIGRLTRDPEFKSVNGSSVVNFSIASNRTYVSNGDKKEETNYFDCVAWGKLADILKQYTGKGKQVAIEGRLQQQTWDTPDGKKASKIRIYVETLQLLGGQMGGSVDRGEPSSTAYDSGPSGGYDDFTSGDEDIPF; this is encoded by the coding sequence ATGGCTAATGATCTCAACAAAGTATTGTTAATTGGTCGGTTGACCCGCGACCCCGAATTTAAATCGGTTAACGGTAGTTCTGTTGTTAACTTCTCAATTGCTTCAAATCGGACTTATGTATCGAATGGAGACAAAAAGGAAGAAACAAACTACTTTGACTGTGTAGCTTGGGGTAAATTAGCAGATATTTTGAAACAGTACACTGGGAAGGGCAAACAAGTCGCTATTGAAGGTAGACTTCAGCAGCAGACCTGGGACACACCAGATGGAAAAAAAGCATCCAAGATCAGAATCTATGTGGAAACCTTGCAATTATTAGGTGGCCAGATGGGTGGTTCTGTGGATAGAGGCGAGCCAAGCTCCACTGCATATGATTCCGGGCCAAGCGGTGGCTATGATGATTTTACTTCCGGAGACGAAGATATCCCATTTTGA